A stretch of the Janthinobacterium sp. B9-8 genome encodes the following:
- the purE gene encoding 5-(carboxyamino)imidazole ribonucleotide mutase, with protein sequence MIQVGVVMGSNSDWEVMQHAAKQLKAFGVAFECRVVSAHRTPDLLFEYAETAASRGLQCIIAGAGGAAHLPGMIAAKTTIPVLGVPVPSKYLRGEDSLLSIVQMPKGIPVATFAIGEAGAANAALFAVSLLANAIPELAAKLAIFRTEQKETVLAMELPEVE encoded by the coding sequence ATGATTCAAGTCGGCGTTGTAATGGGTAGCAATAGTGACTGGGAAGTCATGCAGCATGCCGCTAAGCAACTAAAAGCCTTTGGTGTGGCATTTGAATGTCGCGTTGTCTCGGCACATCGCACCCCTGATCTCTTGTTTGAGTACGCCGAAACGGCCGCTAGCCGCGGCTTGCAGTGCATTATTGCAGGTGCAGGTGGCGCAGCACATCTGCCAGGAATGATTGCCGCCAAAACCACCATTCCGGTGCTGGGTGTGCCTGTTCCGTCTAAATACCTGCGCGGCGAAGATTCACTGCTTTCCATCGTGCAAATGCCTAAAGGCATTCCGGTTGCTACATTTGCGATTGGCGAAGCAGGCGCTGCTAATGCTGCGCTATTTGCTGTTTCTCTACTCGCGAATGCCATCCCTGAGCTGGCTGCCAAGCTAGCCATATTTCGGACCGAGCAAAAAGAAACCGTGTTGGCGATGGAATTACCCGAAGTAGAATGA